In the Limanda limanda chromosome 10, fLimLim1.1, whole genome shotgun sequence genome, one interval contains:
- the higd2a gene encoding HIG1 domain family member 2A, mitochondrial translates to MAAVTTPAAPGHPAPAALPGFDDGPPVIEGFNPSILTRDETFKEKLSRKTRENPFVPVGCLATAGALIFGLRSFQQGKTRQSQLLMRGRIAAQGFTVVAIIIGVFTTALRSK, encoded by the exons ATGGCGGCTGTTACGACACCAGCGGCTCCGGGACACccagctccagctgctctgCCGGGGTTCGATGACGGACCCCCGGTCATTGAGGGGTTCAACCCGTCCATCCTGACCCGGGACGAGACGTTCAAAGAGAAACTCTCCAGGAAAACCAGGGAGAACCCGTTCGTCCCCGTAG GTTGTTTGGCCACAGCCGGAGCTCTGATATTCGGTCTGCGTTCCTTCCAGCAAGGGAAGACCAGGCAGTCCCAGCTGCTGATGAGGGGACGTATTGCTGCTCAGGGATTCACTGTAGTTGCCATTATTATCGGTGTCTTCACAACGGCTCTGCGATCCAAGTAG
- the cltb gene encoding clathrin light chain B, with translation MADNGAPPAAEEDPAAAFLAQQESEIAGIENDGDGFGALEGSNGHQEPEPEPEPEPEPAPPEPQPQPASYDAFEDEPATLNGDMFQESNGPTDSYAAIAQVDIQRQEPESLRKWREEQKTRLEVLDSASKSAEAEWREKAKKELEDWHVHQNDQMEKNKANNRSSEEAFLAESDGDSPGSEWERVARLCDFNPKTNKQAKDVSRMRSVLITLKQTPLVR, from the exons ATGGCTGACAACGGAGCCCCACCGGCTGCTGAGGAGGACCCCGCCGCGGCTTTCCTGGCCCAGCAGGAGAGCGAGATCGCGGGGATAGAGAACGACGGGGACGGGTTCGGGGCCCTAGAAGGATCCAATGGACACCAGGAGCCGGAGCCCGAGCCCGAGCCCGAGCCGGAGCCGGCGCCGCCCGAGCCTCAGCCTCAGCCGGCCAGCTATG ACGCTTTCGAGGACGAGCCTGCCACACTGAATGGGGACATGTTTCAG GAGTCCAACGGCCCGACAGACAGCTATGCAGCCATCGCCCAGGTGGACATTCAGAGGCAAGAGCCGGAGAGTTTACGCAagtggagggaggagcagaagaCACGCCTTGAAGTGTTAG ACTCGGCATCCAAGTCCGCTGAGGCCGAGTGGAGAGAGAAAGCCAaaaaggagctggaggactggCATGTGCACCAGAACGACCAGATGGAGAAGAACAAGGCCAACAACAG ATCATCGGAGGAGGCTTTCCTGGCCGAGAGTGACGGCGACAGCCCGGGATCGGAATGGGAGCGAGTGGCCCGCCTCTGTGATTTCAATcccaaaaccaacaaacaggcgAAGGATGTCTCTCGAATGCGCTCGGTCCTCATCACTCTCAAACAGACGCCTCTAGTTCGCTAA